AATGTAATTCAATTTTAGGGATGATGGAAATCAGGCAGTTATTTTCGGTTACCGGTAAAATTATCCTTAATTTTAATACTATAATTTAAAAATCAACACCATTATGCACGAGAATGTAATTGTAAAACAGAAACTTGCGTCACCGGCTGAAAAAGTGTGGAAAGCCTTAACCGATAAAGCCCAAATGAAGCAGTGGTATTTTGACATCCCCGATTTTGAGTTGGGTGTCCACAATGAATTCAATTTTTATGAACCCGGAACCGCGCAGAAATTTCATCATCATGCAGAAATCCTGGAAATCATTCCCGGAAAAAAACTGAAACACACATGGTCTTACCCGGAACTTTCAAAAGAAAAAACCATTGTAAAATGGCAGCTTGAAGAGGATGGGGACGCCACAATCGTTACCCTGACACATAAGGGCCTCGAAAACCTCCACCATCTCGGCAGTGAGTTCCATCGGGAAAACTTCGAGAAAAGGTGGGCTGAAATCGTGAACGTGCAGCTAAGGAAATATGTAGAATATTAAAAACACGCCTTGTGGCGTGTTTTCTATGATGTTTTAACAGGGAGCTGTTCCCTTTTCTGTAATTTTCTGAAGGTGTAGGCGCTCATCATGATACTGAATTCATATAGCAAAACCAATGGGAAGGCGGCCATCAACATACTCATCACATCGGCTGGGGTAATGATGGCTGCCACTACCATAATCAGCACAATCGCATGGCGACGGTAAGTGCGCATGAATTTTGGTGTCAGAATGCCGATGGATGTCAGGAAGTACACAATCACCGGAAACAGGAAAACAATGCCCATTCCTAAGACTACCTGTAGGAAAAGCGTGGTATAATCCGTCAGATCGAAAAGTTGTGTGATCGAATCTGAGATTTTGAAAAGTAAACCGAAATTAATCGCAAAAGGCAAAATAAGGAAGTAACCGCAAAGGATGCCCGCCAGGAAGAGTATCCATACAAAATTGATCAGAAAAACCGAATTTTTTCTTTCATTGGGATGAAGCGCGGGTGAAATAAAACGCCAGAGTTCCCACACGATATACGGAAAAGCCGCTACCAGCCCACCAAAGATGGAAACAGACATCATTACATTAAACTGCTGGAAGAGTTTTTTCTGCTGCACGGCAAACTCACCGGGAAGCACGATGCTGTCTTCGCCGATCAGCTCGCGCGAAAAATGATTTACCACCCGAAAGGTAAAAAAATCATTTCTGGTGGGCCCAAAAAAGATATGGTCCATAATCCAGTTCACATTTAGTCCTACCACAATGGCGCCAACCACAATAGCAATAAGGGAGCGGATCAGGTGCCCGCGTAACTCGCCGATGTGTCCCCAAAAAGACATTTCTTTTCTCTCGCTCACAGATATGGGTGTTTTTATGGTTAAAAAAACTGCGCAAATTTAACGTAAATTATTCAACCATCTATCAGTTGATTCCTTCATCTAAAAGACGGTGGATATCAATGATCCCATGATATCTCCCGTTAGAGGTGACAATCAGTTGACCGATGTTCTTGTCCTTTAGAATAGCCATTGCTTCCTTCGCAAGCGCTTCTTTATCAATGGATTTTGGGTTCTTGCTCATGATGTCCCGTGCGGTGACAGTGCTCAGGTCGTTTTCGCCAAGCAACATCCGGCGCAGGTCGCCATCGGTAATCACGCCGGTAATTTGTTCGCCGTCTGTCACTACCGTAATACCGTGTGTAGAAGCACTGATGGAAATGATAATCTCGCGGATGCCGGCAGTTTCGCTAACCTGTGGTTTTTGTGGTGAAAGGAACTGCTCTACCTTGGCTGTCAGGTTTTTGCCCAGACTTCCGCCCGGGTGAAAACGTGCGAAATCATGCGCGCGAAACCCGCTGAGTTCCATCAAACAAACCGCCAGCGCATCGCCAAGCGCCATCTGTACCGTGGTAGAGCTTGTCGGGGCCAGTTTAATAGGGCAGGCTTCTTTATCAACAGAGGTATCCAAAACAATGTCAGATATTTCCGCAAGTTTGGAAGTCATTTTTCCGGTCATGCCGATCAAAGCCGCCGAGTATTGCTTAAGGAAAGGCAAAAGCGTCACGATCTCAGGCGAATTCCCTGAGTTGGAGATGCAAAGGACCACATCAGTATTCTGTATCACACCCAAATCCCCGTGGATGGCCTCTGAAGCGTGCAGAAACTGCGATGGGGTACCGGTGGAATTCAGCGTGGCCACGATTTTATTACCAACGTGAGCGGATTTGCCAATGCCTACGATGATTAGTTTGCCCCTCGCTTCGTGTATGAGTTTCACTGCGCTGATGAAGGCTTCACCAAGACGGTTTTTAAGCTTTTCGAGTTCTGAAATTTCGGTTTGAAGTGCCTCGCGTGCAATTTGAAGGATATGGGCGTTTTCCATAGTATTTGGCAGAAGATTGTCGGGTAATAAATTAATTGATGAAGTTTTTACCCAAATGAGCTGCTGTATTTCTTATTTTAATATTTATTTTCTAACTTTGGGTAAAATGCAAATTTAGCAAACATTTTCAAGTATCTCATCGTATGGCGGCCAAAGCGCCCTGTGCAAGGATGTGTGCGATGTTGCATTTATAATAATTTACAATCAAAATGAAAAAAAATACTGCCGATTTATCGAAAGAACTCAAAAAATATTTCGGCTTTTCAACATTTAAAGGACAACAGGAAGAGATTATCAAAAATTTACTACAGGGTAAAGATATTTTCGTGCTGATGCCTACCGGTGGGGGAAAATCGCTTTGTTATCAGCTTCCTGCGCTGATTTCCGAAGGAACTGCCATTGTGGTTTCGCCTCTTATTGCCCTCATGAAAAATCAGGTAGATGCCGTTAACGGGCTTTCTTCTGATGAGGG
This DNA window, taken from Chryseobacterium sp. 6424, encodes the following:
- a CDS encoding SRPBCC family protein produces the protein MHENVIVKQKLASPAEKVWKALTDKAQMKQWYFDIPDFELGVHNEFNFYEPGTAQKFHHHAEILEIIPGKKLKHTWSYPELSKEKTIVKWQLEEDGDATIVTLTHKGLENLHHLGSEFHRENFEKRWAEIVNVQLRKYVEY
- the tatC gene encoding twin-arginine translocase subunit TatC — its product is MSERKEMSFWGHIGELRGHLIRSLIAIVVGAIVVGLNVNWIMDHIFFGPTRNDFFTFRVVNHFSRELIGEDSIVLPGEFAVQQKKLFQQFNVMMSVSIFGGLVAAFPYIVWELWRFISPALHPNERKNSVFLINFVWILFLAGILCGYFLILPFAINFGLLFKISDSITQLFDLTDYTTLFLQVVLGMGIVFLFPVIVYFLTSIGILTPKFMRTYRRHAIVLIMVVAAIITPADVMSMLMAAFPLVLLYEFSIMMSAYTFRKLQKREQLPVKTS
- a CDS encoding SIS domain-containing protein encodes the protein MENAHILQIAREALQTEISELEKLKNRLGEAFISAVKLIHEARGKLIIVGIGKSAHVGNKIVATLNSTGTPSQFLHASEAIHGDLGVIQNTDVVLCISNSGNSPEIVTLLPFLKQYSAALIGMTGKMTSKLAEISDIVLDTSVDKEACPIKLAPTSSTTVQMALGDALAVCLMELSGFRAHDFARFHPGGSLGKNLTAKVEQFLSPQKPQVSETAGIREIIISISASTHGITVVTDGEQITGVITDGDLRRMLLGENDLSTVTARDIMSKNPKSIDKEALAKEAMAILKDKNIGQLIVTSNGRYHGIIDIHRLLDEGIN